CCATTTCTATCGCCCGTGCCACCCTATTAAAAGGCAGCTTTGCCACACGAAAGTCACGTCCCTGACTCGATGCTTCTTTCTCGGAGAGACCGATTCTTCCAAGCTGGGGATCTATGAATACGACATACGGGACAAACCTCTCTTCTATCGTCGAGCTTCCTCCGTTCAAGAGGTTCTGCTTCAATACTCTGAAGTCGTCGTAAGAAATATGTGTGAAGGCCGGTCCGCCTTTGACATCTCCTATCGCATAGATGCCCTTCGACGTTGTCTCAAGCCTACTGTCAACCCTAACGAATCCCCGCCCGTCAACCTGAATCCCGGCCTTCTCGAGATTCAAGTCGGGAGTATTGGGCAATCTGCCGGTCGCGAGCAGCAGATGGCTACCCGCCAACGTCGTTTCCTTCTCAGAAGACCTCACTGTCAGGCTGATCCTGTTGCCCCCGGCGCTCCTGATTTGGAGCGGTTCGCTGTCTAGAAGGACATCTATGCCTTCGTCCTTCATGATTTCCAAAACCATGTCGGCGATGTCTTCATCTTCGCGAGAGAGCAGCTGTTTATTCCTTTGAATGATGGTTACTTCACTTCCAAAACGTCTGAACATCTGCCCGAACTCGAGACCTACGTAGCCGCCGCCAACGATTATAAGATGTTCCGGAAGCTCATCGAGCTCCATTATTGAAGTCGAGTCATAAGCCACTGAATCATACAGACCTCTAATCTCAGGTCTCGCAGGACTCGTTCCGGTGTTTATCACTATGATGTCTGCTTCCAGGAACTCCGTTCGCCCGTCTTGAAGGCTGACTTCGAGCTGTCTTTCCCTGACGAAACGAGCGCTGCCTTCTATCAATGAAAGGTTTTGCGAGTCTAGAATCCTTTTCTTGCTACCTTCTCTGAAGCTCTTGACAACCTGCCTTTTCCGCTGGACAACTCTTTCCAGATCGAGTGAGATCTCCCCCGCATGAACTCCGAAATCTCCTGCGCGCCGAACCAAATGCGCTATTCTTGCGCTGGCTATCATGGTCTTTGTCGGGGTGCAGCCTTCGTTGACGCAAGTACCTCCAACTGCTTTCCTCTCGACAAGGGCTACCTTCCATCCGGCCTCTGCAAGCGAAAGCGCCAGAGGAGTTCCCCCCTGCCCGGAACCGATAACAATCGCATCAAACTTTCTTCTGCCATCCTTCATTTCATCACCATCCCGTTGTCCAACCATGGTCATCTCAAGCTTCTCAATCAATTGTCGTATTCTATATGGAAAGCAAAGAGGTGCGGTTCCGCTTCTCTGCTTCAGTGAGATCAATGTACGAAAGATCTAGGAGAGAAAACTGACATGTTCTGATTGTTTAACTGAAGCAACGAGCGGACGACAGTACGTCCAAAAACCAAGACTGTGACCGTTTTATTGAGAAAGGGAATACCCAGAGCACGTGCGAGTATAGCATATAGCATCGGGCAAATCAAAACAACTGAAGGGGAGAGTCTGGAACCGAAGTTGATGGACCATTCGAAGCCAGCATCATGTTTCGCCTTTCTCTACTACCCCGTCAGTGGTGGAGGATGCCTCAACCCACGCCTAGTATAATTGTAAGATCCAATATAGGTCGGTGGTGAATGAAATGGACAGATACGATGAGCGCGACACGATATTTGCCCGGATGAACTACGAAGTCGACTCACCGGAGTATTGTGACTACTACTCCAGGCATCCCGAGTTGAAAGAGGTCGATGATGAACTGCGCAGCAAACCGGATCTGTGCGACGCAAGCTCCCCCTCTTATGATCCGATTGAAGCTTCAGAAATCCGTTCGAATTTCTCCCTTATAGAAGACCTTCGGCCTCTATGCGAGGGCAAACCATCATCCGGCAAACTCCATGTTGAACCATCGGACATTACGGATCAAATTAAACTTATGGCCCTCGATTATGGGGCAGATCTCGTAGGTGTTGCAAGGATGAAACCGGAATTTTATTATAGCCACAGGGGCAGGCATCGAGAGCACTACGGAGATGAAATAGGCGATCTGCTTCCATACGGAATCGTTTTCGCGGTTGAGATAAAGAAAGAAATGATCGACACCGCGCCAGCGATGACGGCAATGGTCGAGAGTTCCAGAACCTATCTGAAGGCTGCAACGATAGGACTGAGTCTATCCTATTTCATTCGCAGTCTGGGATACTCGGCCAGAAACCATATGGACGGCAATTATCTCTCAGTTCTCCCCCTGGTGGCGTCAGCCGCAGGAATTGGAGTCTTCGGGAGACACGGCCTTCTCATCTCTGACAGGTTCGGCCCGAGAATAAAACTCGGACTGGTAACCACGGATATGCCTTTGACCGGCAGCCGATCAGTAAATGTCGACCTTGAAAGATTCTGCAGCAATTGCGGGGCTTGCTCCAGAGAGTGCCCTGCCTCTGCAATATCAGGTAATGGACAGGAGATCGTCAACGGCACCAGTAGATGGAGAATCGATCATGAGCTCTGTTACTCGTATTGGAGATCGAACGGAACCGACTGTGGTATCTGCATGAAGGTTTGTCCTTTTTCGAGAGGGATCGGCTTTTCCCAATTCATAAATAATAGGGACAAAATAATAGGGACAGACTCCGTTTTCCTAAGAGTGGTTTCTCGTTCCGACGCTTCGCAGAAAGAACCGTCCTCCGAGAAGAGCGGGAGAGCCGTCCAGCGTCGGAGCGTGGACCCGTCCTTGGGAAGAGCGAAACCAGAGGTGAGAGGGTAAAGGTATGAGGCGAGAAGAGCGGGATTTTGATCTTCTTACCTCTTACCTCTCCTCCTCTTACCTCTGTTTAGAGACGAACGAGAAGAGCGAGATCCCGTATAGGAGCACTACGGGATGACACGAGTGGGGCATTACGGGTCTTCGGAAAAACGGGGACAGACGTCAGGAGCCCATCAGTCCCCATTTTCGCGTTCTTTCCTTTCTTCCCGTCATTCTGAGCTTGACTCAGAATCACGTTCTTCCTCCCCTCACGTCATCCTGACGTGCTCCTAGTAAGGATCCCGGTCTTCGGAAAAACGGGGACAGACGTCAGGAGCCCGTCAGTCCCCATTTTCGGGGTCGGAGCCCGGGATGACAGTCCCTTCCCGTCATGCCGGACTCACTTGACGTCATTCTGAGCTTGACTCAGAATCACGTTCTTCCTCCCCTCACGTCATCCTGACGTGCTCCTAGTAAGGATCCCGGTCTTCGCGAAAAACGGGGACAGACGTCAGGAGCCCGTCAGTCCCCATTTTCGCGGTATTTGATCCCTTCCCGTCATGCCGGACCCCGATCCGGCATCTCCGCTCCTTCGAAAGAGCAAGAGCGAGATCCCGTATAGGAGCACTACGGGATGACACGGAATGACAGCCCCTTCCCGTCATGCCGGACCCGATCCGGCATCCTGGTCCTTCGAAAGAGTGAGAAGAGCGAGAAGAGCGGTTCCAAGAGCGGTTCCGGCGCGTTGCGCCCAGGTTCTTGGTTAAAGACTCGAGATGAGGAGAGAGGAAGAGACTGGGGAGAGATTTCTCATCCGCTCGTGAGCGGAGCGAACTCTCGACGATGCTCTTTCTCGGCTCTTACCGACAACCCACAACGCACAACCCACCACGGTTCTTCGTTCCAGAGCTAGGAGTTTTGTTGTTCGTTCCGACGCTGCGCGTCCAAGTTCTTGGCAAAAACTCGAGGCCTGAGGTCAGAGGCGAGAGGTATGAAGAGCGCGATCTTGATCTGTTGAGTGGCCCGGGGGGATTACACCCCCAGGCTCTCCCAGAACCGGAAATGAACCTCTCGATTCATCCGGCTCCTATTATCCAGGCGCATAGTGTATCTCCATAGTCCATTGAACAAAGAGCTTGGTAGGCAAAAGCTGCTTTGTAGCGGGGCGAATGCCTTCAAAATTGACACGACTGACTAAGCCGTGTCATGAATTCCTATGGAATTGTTTCGAACCACTTCGTGGTTGTTGATAAGGTAGCTAAGCTGAAAACCGAGTTGCACGCTAACGCATGAGGGAACCTTGAAGAACAGGGATAGTTATCAAAGGTGTTCTTTCCTTTGTTATTTTTGTTGGTTTATAAGGTAGATGCCCAGCGCCATGTGTTGAAATCCCAAATACTTTCTTCTTGATTTTTCATTATGATTGGTCTGGTAAAAGAATCCAGCTTTTTAACCAATTCCTGGTATGAGATATCCGTAAGTTGTCCGTGTCTTGAAATGAAGGCTTTCCACCGTATTTCCATACCAGAATCGTCTTTGATCATTTCGGGAAAGAAAGTTTCTTCTGGAAGAGGAGTTCCTCGATTCATGAAGGTTGACTTTATTGAGTTGGAGAGGACATCGAGAGAAAAATTGGTTGTTTTAGCAAGGTAGTATATGTCATAGAAATCTTTCAACCTGCTATTTGCCGTGCTTCTTTTGACAATTGTCTCAAGCTTTTCAGCTATAACTGTTTCTTTGGAATAAGCCATAACCTTAGGAGCTTCAAAATCAAGAAGTACGGGATATTCCATTTCAATCGGACTTGGAACAATGCTGTCTCCCACGGGAATATCCAAATGAAGTCGGGTCCTTACTTTAGTATCGGCAAGCTGAGCCACAAAAAAGACCCGAATTCCTGTATAATCTTGATCTTCTGTTATTTGCTCAACCCGAATGCTGTTTGCATCAAATAGCACCCCATCATTCGAGTCTGCGGAATTAAGTATCTCCTCAATAATTGGTTTTACCTTGTCCGCTTTTATTGGAAGCCCCTTTGCAAGAAAATCTAGGTCTTTTGTAGGCCTTGATCTATTTAGAGAATCGTAGGATATCAACAGCATTCCGCCTTTGAGTATCAGTCTATTTCTGTATTTTGATTTTCCTAATCTGTAGAGAAAACGCTCATAAAAGTATTGTATGAGCAAGTACTCATTGGATCTTCCTGTCTTTCTTGAAATGTTCAACAGTTTCGTTCTTACCGAAGCCCCAATATTTCGCATACAATCACTCCATAGCGGATTTTATAATGGGTATAAGATAAGGTGTTATCACCGTTTTGATTCTAAGCATTGATGCGTATTCCATTAGCTTTGAGATATTTGAATCCTTGCGTTTTACATAATTTATTAATGATTCAACGGCAATGTCTTCTCCAAGTTCCTTCCTGAATCTGAAAGCATCGCAGATGGTTCTTTCGAGGTCATATATTCTTATAATCCCGGAATCCGTTTTTATTCTTGTAATACCGATTTTGTATGTGCTTTTGTCAAAGTAATAGAGTTTAACGGGGGGATATTCAAACTTGAGATGACTTACGTTATTAGGGACACCAATGGTAATTTTAGGAGAGATGTATGTGGTCAGGTTATAAAACTGGAGTGCTGAAGCTAGACATATAACGGTATACTTACTTGCTTTAGTAATTGCCACAAGATCAGTTTCAAGACCATTGTATGCATCTGCCAGCATATATAGACCATGTTTTATCCTGATAATCCATCCATTTTCCAGAGCCGTCTTTATTTCTCTTGGATGTATTCCCATTTTTAGAAACTGCGATGTTCGCTGGAAATAACTATTATATTTGAAGCAGGACTTTATTTTTTTCTCAATATCGGTTTTTTTGCTCATTAAAAGGGCCTCCAGCGATTACTTGGATAGAACACTATGTAATTATAAATTTTTGCCTAGTGTTCTATCCAAATTATTCTACCATAATGCCTAAGAAACACGACACGAACCGCTTTGCGGTTGCCATGGAAAAACAGGGACTCCACATTTTCTCAAGAGCGGTTTCTCCGGGTTCCTCCGGCGCGTTGCGCCCAGGTTCTTGGTTAAAGACTCGAGATGAGGAGAGAGGACGAGACACGAGCAGCGGGTCTCGGGTTTCGGGTCTAGGGTCTAGAACGCGAAAAACGCGGTTTTTCACGGTCTTTGCTCCTTTTCGTCATGCCGGACCTGATCCGGCATCCCTGTCCTTAGAGAGAGCGAAACCAGAGGTGAGAGGGTAGAGGTATGAGGCGAGAAGAGCGGGATTTTGATCTTCTTACCTCTTACCTCATTCCTCTTACCTCTGTTTAGAGACGAACGAGAAGAGCGAGATCCCGTATAGGAGCACTACGGGATGACAGGATGGGGGCGTTGCCGAATGACAGTCCCTTGCCGTCATGCCGGACTCACTTGACGTCATTCTGAGCTTGACTCAGAATCACGTTCTTCCTCCCCTCACGTCATCCTGACGTGCTCCAAGTCAGGATCCCGGTC
This portion of the Mesotoga infera genome encodes:
- a CDS encoding nucleotidyl transferase AbiEii/AbiGii toxin family protein; its protein translation is MRNIGASVRTKLLNISRKTGRSNEYLLIQYFYERFLYRLGKSKYRNRLILKGGMLLISYDSLNRSRPTKDLDFLAKGLPIKADKVKPIIEEILNSADSNDGVLFDANSIRVEQITEDQDYTGIRVFFVAQLADTKVRTRLHLDIPVGDSIVPSPIEMEYPVLLDFEAPKVMAYSKETVIAEKLETIVKRSTANSRLKDFYDIYYLAKTTNFSLDVLSNSIKSTFMNRGTPLPEETFFPEMIKDDSGMEIRWKAFISRHGQLTDISYQELVKKLDSFTRPIIMKNQEESIWDFNTWRWASTL
- a CDS encoding mercuric reductase codes for the protein MKDGRRKFDAIVIGSGQGGTPLALSLAEAGWKVALVERKAVGGTCVNEGCTPTKTMIASARIAHLVRRAGDFGVHAGEISLDLERVVQRKRQVVKSFREGSKKRILDSQNLSLIEGSARFVRERQLEVSLQDGRTEFLEADIIVINTGTSPARPEIRGLYDSVAYDSTSIMELDELPEHLIIVGGGYVGLEFGQMFRRFGSEVTIIQRNKQLLSREDEDIADMVLEIMKDEGIDVLLDSEPLQIRSAGGNRISLTVRSSEKETTLAGSHLLLATGRLPNTPDLNLEKAGIQVDGRGFVRVDSRLETTSKGIYAIGDVKGGPAFTHISYDDFRVLKQNLLNGGSSTIEERFVPYVVFIDPQLGRIGLSEKEASSQGRDFRVAKLPFNRVARAIEMDETRGVMKALVDSKTDQIIGAAILGVEGGEIMSAIQIAMMGGLPYTTLRDGIFAHPTLVESLNNLFMTLDS
- a CDS encoding type IV toxin-antitoxin system AbiEi family antitoxin domain-containing protein, with amino-acid sequence MSKKTDIEKKIKSCFKYNSYFQRTSQFLKMGIHPREIKTALENGWIIRIKHGLYMLADAYNGLETDLVAITKASKYTVICLASALQFYNLTTYISPKITIGVPNNVSHLKFEYPPVKLYYFDKSTYKIGITRIKTDSGIIRIYDLERTICDAFRFRKELGEDIAVESLINYVKRKDSNISKLMEYASMLRIKTVITPYLIPIIKSAME
- a CDS encoding 4Fe-4S dicluster domain-containing protein, whose amino-acid sequence is MDRYDERDTIFARMNYEVDSPEYCDYYSRHPELKEVDDELRSKPDLCDASSPSYDPIEASEIRSNFSLIEDLRPLCEGKPSSGKLHVEPSDITDQIKLMALDYGADLVGVARMKPEFYYSHRGRHREHYGDEIGDLLPYGIVFAVEIKKEMIDTAPAMTAMVESSRTYLKAATIGLSLSYFIRSLGYSARNHMDGNYLSVLPLVASAAGIGVFGRHGLLISDRFGPRIKLGLVTTDMPLTGSRSVNVDLERFCSNCGACSRECPASAISGNGQEIVNGTSRWRIDHELCYSYWRSNGTDCGICMKVCPFSRGIGFSQFINNRDKIIGTDSVFLRVVSRSDASQKEPSSEKSGRAVQRRSVDPSLGRAKPEVRG